Proteins encoded by one window of Salmonirosea aquatica:
- a CDS encoding pyridoxamine 5'-phosphate oxidase family protein encodes MKTEEMAHELTKVQEIIDSIEVGMLTTMQDDGDHRSRPMQTQKLDADGCLWFLTSRSSHKTEELQKHPNVNVAYADTDAQSYVSVVGTASLVDDPAVKEELWSPIAKAWFPKGLEDPDLTVLKVKIREAEYWDSSSSKMVQAYHIAKALVTGTQDDEGDHGKVTL; translated from the coding sequence AACCGAAGAAATGGCCCACGAACTGACTAAGGTCCAGGAGATAATTGATTCCATTGAGGTAGGTATGCTGACCACTATGCAAGATGACGGTGATCACCGCAGCCGCCCGATGCAAACCCAGAAACTCGATGCCGACGGCTGTCTTTGGTTCCTGACCAGCCGCAGTTCGCACAAGACGGAAGAGTTGCAGAAGCATCCTAATGTGAACGTAGCATACGCCGATACCGACGCCCAGTCCTATGTATCGGTAGTAGGTACGGCATCCCTTGTGGACGACCCCGCCGTGAAAGAAGAATTGTGGAGCCCGATTGCTAAAGCCTGGTTTCCCAAGGGCCTGGAAGATCCCGATCTGACCGTGTTAAAAGTAAAAATCAGGGAAGCCGAATACTGGGACAGCAGTTCTTCAAAAATGGTGCAAGCCTACCATATTGCCAAAGCCCTCGTTACAGGTACCCAGGACGACGAAGGCGATCATGGCAAAGTGACTCTGTAA